Within Candidatus Methanomethylicota archaeon, the genomic segment ATTACATCCGCAGTTTTAGCTCCAACACCTGGAAGAAGCATTAAAGCACGTCTAGCTTCATCACAAGGTAAATTTAAAATGTTATTCAGATCACCATCATAGTGTTCACAAATTATCCTTGATAATTCAATGATCTTAACTGCACGTTTAACATTCATACCAGCAGGTTTAATTAGCTCAGATAAAGTTTCAATTGGAATATTGCTTAAAGTTTTAGCATCAACATTAAACTTTGAAGATAGATTATTGTATGCCTTTATGGCATTCCTATCATTAGTATTCTGGGAGAGTATGGTCATTATTAGGAGTTTGAATGGATCTGATGAGCGATGAGCAATTACAGCAGCATAACTTTCATAATCCAATTTCACACCATCAGACAGCATCTTCAAAAACAATTTTGGATCGAAAAACTCCATGAAACCCACATAAAATACTATAAATCATCACATAAGAAATAGTTTACCATACAAAACCAAGTGAAAACTTAAGTTTCCAAAACCCTTAAATGCACAGTACGCAATAAATCATCAATCGGTGCATTAAAATGAAGAGGAAGCAATATAATGGTTATAAATCATTCCAGTATCTTGAATCAAACAAGGATTATAAAGCCTTCAAACTGGCAAAGGAGATAGATAGAGTTCCATCTAGGAATATAGAATTAAGTAAAAGCGAGGAGGAAAGGGTTGAGGAGATCTTGGAGAAATATATTGTCATATCACTACACGACCACTCCACAGTATTCCCAGAAAACCCACAAGAAATATTACCATACGTGAGGGAGGGGAGAATGTTCACAGGATACGAGGGACTTGCAATTTCGGGTATAGACGTAATTTTCGATGGACTATTCGATGGTATAGGGTTAGCGCCATCAAGAGACCCTTGGAGCTGGGATAACGTAGTTTACCAAATTGGGATGTTCACTTCAGACATAGACCACCAAAACCTGGCATTCATAGTTAGGAGAATTGAAGATGTAGAGAAAGCCCATAGGGAAGGGAAGATAGGGGTAGTTATCCATATGGAAGGCACTCCTAGGATTGGTGAAGAAATAGATAGAGTTGATGTGCTGTATGGATTGGGGGTTAGATGCATGGGGATAACATATAGTAAGGGGAATGAGTTTGGAAGCGGCCTTGCAGATAAATACGATAAAGGACTTACAGACTTAGGCTACAAACTTGTTGAGAGGATGAATAAAATTGGAATGGCAATAGATATAGCTCATTCAAGTGATAAAACATCCATGGATGTAATTGAAGCAAGTAAGAAACCAGTTTTCATAACACATGCAGGTGCAAGGAAGCTGTGGCCAACGAGAAGGATGAAACCCGATGAAGTTATACAGGCATTAGCTGAGAAGGGGGGAGTAATTGGAGTGGAAGCTTCACCACACACAACACTGACACTTGAGGATAGGAGGCATAGCATAGAAACCGTGATGAAACACTTCCAATACATAGAAAAGCTGGTGGGAATAGATTACGTTGCCTTCGGGCCGGACACATTATTCGGAGACCACGTTGCACTACACAAAGTATTTACGAGAGAACTATCATTAACTGAAACAAGAACTAAGGAACTGGAATACCAGGAAGTTGAATATGTAGATGGCTTAGAAAACCCATCACAATTCAAAAATATAGTTAGATGGCTTGTGAAAAATGGGTATAGTGATGAAGAAATAGGTAAAGTTATTGGAGGAAACGTCCTAAGAGTTCTTAGGGAGGTATGGTAAGGCCGCTGAATTTAATATTATTCAGCTACTTCTCCAACCTATATTTTGTTAATCTTGAACCCAAAATGGAGTTACATGGAACATATACAAGCTTGTTATCATCAGTTGACAGCACAACATATAGTGCTGTAATATCCTCAACTCTACCAGCAACTCCACCAACTTCAATCCTATCACCTATCTTAAATGGCCTTGACAATAATAATAGTATTCCAGCAATAACCTGCCCCAAACTCTGTTGTGAAGCATAACCGATCAACATGCCGATAAATCCACCTAGGGCAACGCCAGCTGTGGGATTTGATAAAGCCCCGGCAAGGGTTGTTAACATAGCCCCCACACCCAATAGTCTAAATAGGCTTCTCATAGCAGCTGCCGTTGCATGATCGTACTTAGACCTAATAGACCAGTAAATTAATTCAGAGAAGTATTGTATGATTAAATATCCGAAGCATAGTCCCAAGGAAATGTCAATGTAAATTTTATATCCAGATATATCAATATTGAGAAATGCTACTAAAACGTAGCTTACAATGTACTGTGTTAATGCTGAAGTTAATAGGTATAGTATGATTGTGGCAATGAACTTGCGTAATGCATGTCTAAAGCCTTTACGAACGTCAATGGACATATACTCACTCAATAAGGAATCTGCATAATATTGCTTAAGCATTTCGTTTCTATGGATTTCATCCCTCTTTTTAAATTATGATGTTTATTGTTTTTAAATTGCATTTAAGAAGTCATTTCCTAATCCATCTATCAGCATCCCTAACAGTATACTTTTCCACGCACTTCTTTAATGCATCACCCATATCGATGCCATAATAGTTGGATATGCATGTTAATGCAAATAAGACATCTCCAATCTCCTCCACTAAAGCCTTCATATTACCGCAGCCTTTACCACCTTCAAGTGAGTTTAAAGCTTTAGCCAACTCGCCAATCTCTTCAACCAGTGCAGCAAGCATAGATAAGGGACTCCAATACCCTCCACCGAACTTTTTAATCCAATCATCAACCATGCGTTGAATATCTGAAATCTTTAATTCACTCATGGAGAACACTATAAATCATTGCGATTCAAAAACTTTTATACCCTTACCCTCAATAATCCCTCTAAACACTTTGAAGTAATCTAAATTCATACCAATAGCTTCGGGAGGCATTAAACCCTTCTCGGTAATAATTCCATCCAAAACCATTTTTGCTATAGTGGATTGCGTGAAACCAGTAACTTTAGCCATGGCAGTCATTTTCAATGAATGATCATATTTAACATCCATGAAGAATTTCTTGCAAACACCAGTATTGGAGTAAGCTTCAATATACATCACCACACGATCTTCAATATCACTAAGCAAAACTCTACGCAAAATTTTGGCGGTTAAAACGTTCATTGGAATTTCAAATCCATCAACCCTAAAGAGTTCACGACTTAACATTCCAATCTTCTTAAGTGAACTCATTATCTCCAAATGCCCCTTATATCTCAAAACATACTCTACAAGCTCTTGAACTCCGCTGAAAGTTTTAAGCATAGTTCGAATACCATCACAAACAAAATATTCAAAAATGCCAAGACCTGGAATATTTATTTCACCAGTATTCGATAATGGATCTAAAGAGACTTCAGAACCATTAATTATGGCTCTAGCAGGCCTAATATACTCATCAATTAAATCTTCAACAGACCATGTTAACGCCAAGCCCAATGGAACATTTGGATTCAGCGAAAGACCCCCATCATATATTCTACCAATCTTTAACCCTCCAAACTTGGAATGGAAGTAGCCTAAGAATATATTGCTTAAACCGGGCACCCATCCAGCATCCACAATTATTAGGGAACCCTTCTCCCTTGCAATAGAGTCAAGGGGCCATGGAGATTCGGGGAAAAATGATACATCCACAATATTAACACCCAACTTCAATAAATTACTCAAAACACTATATGCAATGGAACCTGGCAATGCAGTTATAATTACATTGAAACCATGCAACTTATTAAGCGAGGAAATTTTTGAGACATCCAACTTTAAGGTTTCCAAACCAAACTTACTGGAAGCATATTTCAACCTTTCATCAGATATATCAATAACTTTTGGGTGAATACCAGAATTAATTAGATCTATAGCTACCGCTTGACCAATATTTCCAAAACCAATTAAAGCCACTTCACCCATTCCAACCACATTCAAAAGTAAAATGTGATTGGAAACAGATTAAATAAATTGTCATTCATACTTTATGCGCGGCTCTTCAAAGTAGTGTAAGATTAATATTGCATTAATCCATCCAACAATGGATGGAATTATGAAAACCAATCTTTTAGATACATTACCATAAATGTAACCACCAATTAACCCTCCAAACATCGTTGCTATATTGTTAATTAGACTGAAGGAAGCCATTATCCTCCCACGATATTCACGGGGCATATAATCGGCAAACAATGCTGAAGAAGCTGGTGCAGAAGCTGCGGATAGAAACGTCGAAAGAATAAGCCAGAAATACACTTCAACCCAGCTCTTACTATATGCAAATCCTATATTTGTTATTGGAGATATGAAAGCTGATGGAATTATGAATTTCAATCTACCAAAACGTTCTGAAACATCAGACATAGCAGCAAATGTTGGGCTTACAACCATATTCTCAAATCGCCTAATACTATCAAGGACCCCCCAACTGGATTTACTCAAACCAATAACGTTAACTGCATAATCAACCCAATAGGGGCCTGCAGCAGCCCCAAACATCGTACCAGTAAAACTTATTATAAGCCAAACCTTAAGGGGCTTACTCATATGATCAAGTGGAGGAACAACATTACGTAAAATTTCCGACACAGACACACGGCTACGCATACCCCCAGAAGCCGTTGTTAAAGTTTCCTTCAAATACTTAATTCTAATAAGGAATGCCGTTGTTCCACAGAGGAATGTTATGAAGTGGAATATACGCATCATATAAACTAAACCATATAAGTCAATCAACCCCCCAGCAATTATTGGTGATATTAAACCAAACATTGGTGGTAGGATTTGCCATGCAGCATAAGCCAAAGCCCTCTTATTTACAGGAGTGGAATCAGCTATCAAAGCACTGAAGGCAGGCTCCCTAAGCCCTCCAATAAAACCATCATATATCCTTTGTGGTATAGCATACCTCCAATCCGGAATTAAAGCAATATATAGATCTTCAATTGCAACTGCAAAACTTAAATGGGCAACAAGAAACCTCCTACCAATCCTATCAGCAAGATAACCCCCAATAATGATGGAGAATATTCTTGCAAAACTCCATAGGGCAGTTAAATACCCTATATCTGCATATGATGCTCCAAGGCCAAGATAATACAATGTGTCGAAGGGGGCTGCAAGAGAACCTCCAAAAGTCCATATCCCACTACTAACAATCATTACAAGAAGATTTCCACGTAAAACTTCACCCATAGATCCAATGGCTGTGAGGGGATTCCTCCTCCTATCACCGCCCATCACTAAACACCACTCCACAGGCAAATCATAATATGGAAGTATGTGGTGGAAATAAAGTTTTAGTTTCAATGTCAATGAAAAGTAATAAATAAGTGTATAGGTAGAGATATTATTAAGATTGAAAATGCCTGTAAAAGCATTCGTATTAATAAATACTCAGATAGGGTCTGAGGAAGAGGTACTTAAAGACTTGAAAAGTTTGGAAGAGGTGGAGGAGGCACATATAGTTTATGGAGTTTATGATATAGTGGCGAAGGTGACTGCTGAAGATATAAATAAACTTAGAGATATAGTGACGATGAAGATTAGGAAGATGAAGAAGATAATGTCAACGACAACCATGATTGTCATAGAAGAAAGGAGGAAGTAGGAGGGGTTAATTGGGGGTTAACTCAAACTTTACATTCTCAGACTTAACTATGACCCTATTAAATCCATCAAAATTTTTCTCAACAACCCCCATATTAAACACTTGAACCCCATACTTCTCACATATACTGGCTATGGAATCAATAACACTTGGCTCAACAATAACCACAAAACCCACACCCATATTGAAAACCGAATACATATCCCTCCAATCAGACCTACAAACCCTCTGAATCAACTTAAATATTGGTGGAGGTTCTGGTAGATTATTAATTACGTAGTTAACACTATATCCAACCTTTAACATCTTTGTAAATCCACCACCAGTTATATGAACCATGCCATGCACATAACCACCATATGATGATAATATTTCGGCAATTATTGGTGTATATATCCTTGTTGGTGAAGACAAAGCCTCCATTACTGTCATTCCAAGTTCATCAACATAGGAATCCAATTTGTAAGGTCCAGAGTATCGTAAACGATTATTTGGATCGAAGGTTTCGGGATACTTTGAAGCATAATACTCATTTAAGAGTACATGTCTAGCTAGAGTCAAACCATTACACATGATCCCACTATTCTCAATATGCTCATATTTAGCCTTCCCAGAACTGCTCAAACCTAGAATTACATCCCCACTATTGATCTTCATCCCATCAATAATATATTTGCAATCACCTTCCCCATAAACTGCTCCAGCAACATCAATTGTCATCAATTGATCTGGCATATCTGCAGTTTCACCACCAACGAAGATTGGCGTAAAGGATTTCGACGATTCACTTAACCCTACAAGTGTTTGTAAAGTTTTGGAGAAACCGGAGGCTATATACTTGAGGACACTCTCCCTATCAAGCCTAAATGGGTTCAATGCAATATAATCCACAAAAAGCATAGGCTTAACCCCAACTGCAACAATATCATCTAAATTCATTGCTAAAACATCTTGAGCTAAATGCTGGAAGAAGCTGTAGTCACCAAACTCTTTGCAAATTAAATATGCAATTATAGGTTTACTTCCAGCACCATCAACATGTAAAGTTACACATCTCCCATCACTCAACTTTAAAACATTGGTAAACGCATGGGGGAAGGAGCTCTGCACCACACTTTCAATGATCTTAACAGCCTTCTTTAAAGCATCAACACCCATAGAACCATATATTTGAGACATAAACCAGCTCCAAAGAATATTCTGGAAAACAAGTATTTAACGGTGCCCTCAACATCAAAGAACAATTATAAAATATGAGTTGAAAGAGAATATAGTTGGTGAATTCATGCCAAAAGTAAGCGTCATCATGGGAAGCGAAAGTGATAAGGATATTGGAGATAAAGTTGTTCAAACACTACATGAATTCAACATAGAAGTTGATTATAGAGTGATGTCTGCACATAGAAATCCAGAAGAACTTTCAGAGTACATTGAAAAATGCGATTCAGAAGTATTCATAGCCATAGCGGGATTATCAGCAGCGCTACCAGGATTCATAGCATCAAAAACCATTAAACCAGTAATAGGGGTTCCAAGGGAAGTGAAGCTACTTGGATTAGATGCATTACTATCCATAGTTCAAATGCCCCCAGGAATTCCAGTGGCATGTGTTGGAATAGATAATGCTAGAAACGCTGCTCTATTAGCCGTGGAAATATTGGCATTGAAATATGAGGAATTGAAAACTAAACTATTGGAGTATAGGAGGAAGATTAGGGGGAGGTGAAAGAATTGTCCACAGAAATATGTCCACTGGAATGGAGATATGGAAGTAAGGAAATGAGGAAGCTATTTACAAGAGAAGAGATTATGAGAAGGAGATTGGAAGTTGAAGTTGCAATAGCATATGGATTGGCAAAAGCTGGAATAGTTGAAGAATGGGTTCCTGAAAAGATAAAGGAAGCTGTCTGCAAAGTTGAAGTAAGTAGAGTGGATGAATTGGAAGCAAAACTTGGACATGATATAATGGCATTAGCCACAGCATTAGCCGAGAAATCTGGTGAAGCAGGGAAATATGTGCATCTCGGTGCAACAAGCTACGACATAGTTGATACAGCATGGAGCCTAATAATGAGGGATGCATTGAAAATATTAGAGGAGAAAACAGTAAAAGTAATCAATAAACTAATCGAGTACAGCATAAAATATAAAAACACTATTATGGCTGGCAGAACACATGGTCAACATGCAGTTCCAATAACACTTGGATTCAAATTTGCAAACTACGTATACGAATTTACAAGAAGCCTAGAGAGAATGCATGAAATGGAGAAGAGGTTGATAAGAAGTAAGATTTCAGGAGCTGTTGGGAATATGGCATCATGGAAAGATAAGGGACTAATAGTTGAGGGGGAAGCATCAAGAATCCTTGAACTCAAACCACATGAAATCTCAACACAAATAGCACCCAGAGATGGATTTGCAGAACTTGTAGCAAACATAGCAATACTTGGAAGTCAATTGGATAGACTTGCATTGGAAATTAGAGAACTCATGAGACCAGAGATAGGGGAATTAGCTGAGGGAGTCAAGGGGAGGGTTGGAAGTAGCACAATGCCCCAGAAAGCCAATCCAGTAACATCGGAGAAAATATGTGGATTAGCAAAGGTTTTGAGATCCATGGTCATAATTGCATTGGAGAATATACCATTATGGCATGAGAGAGACTTAACAAATAGTAGTAGCGAGAGATTCCTAATATCACACACAATACTAACACTGGATGAAATGCTAGATTCCATGATGGAAGTATTGGAAAACCTAGTGGTAAACGTCGACAACATGAGGAGAAATCTTGAAATAACTAGGGGGGCTATGATGAGTGAAAACGTCCTAATGAAACTTGTGGAGAAGGGGATGGCGAGAACGGAAGCCCATGAAATTCTAAGGGAAATAACTAGGAGAGTTGCATTGGAAAAGATTGAATTCAAAGATGCATTACTACAAGACAATAGAATTATGAAGCTCTTAAAGAAGGAAGAAGTGGAGGAACTATTGAAACCAGAAAACTATCTTGGAGAAACAGAGAAGTTAATTGAAAGAGCCATAAAATATGCGAAGGAGACCATTTCGAAAATAACTCACACTAAATAATTTCTTCAATGATGTAGTCACACATGGATTTAAATATCCAGTAGCCATCACCATGAACAGATTCAACATCACCATAAATTTTTGAAGCAAAATCTGGATACTGCCATAAGTATGTTGCACGTTCAGGGTGAGGCATTAAACCCATAACATTACCATTAACATTACATATGCCAGCAATATCCATGTAAGAACCATTTGGATTGAATGGGTAAACTCCATTGGCTAGAGAACCATTTGGCATTGCATACTGAAACAATATCAACCTTCTCTCCATTAAAGTCTTCAAAACATCATTTGAAGCAATAAATTTACCTTCACTATGGGCAACTGGCATCCTAATAACCTTATCGGGAGTATAATACTTCATGAAAACTCTATTATCACTATTTGGTTTGAGGTAAACCCATCTACACTCAAATTTACTTGAATCATTTGGCGCTAGAGATACGCTACGTAAACCAAACTCATCTAAACCTGGAAGGAGACCCATTTCAACTAAAACTTGAAATCCATTGCATATTCCAAGTATGGGTTTACCTGAACTTGCGAAGGAAACAATTTTGTCCATGAGCTTTGAGTAAAGCTTTGAAGCCCATATAGCACCAGCCCTAACATAATCACCGTAGGAAAACCCTCCAGGGATAACTAATCCATGGAATGAAGATAAATCCACGATCCCATCAATCAGTCTCCTAGTATGAATTATCTGTGCAGAAGCTCCAGCCTCTTCCAATGCTCTAGCAGTCTCAGAATCACAGTTCGTTCCAGCAACACGTATAATTAATATCTTGGGTTTCATAGCTTTAAGCCACCCTTCCAACACTTCCTCAAAATTTCAATTTCCAAATCCATGAGAATCCTACCATTTAAACCATGAATAACCATACGTGGACTCTTTGAAACAAAACCTATCTTACCGGCACTACAACCATACGAATTAACCAGCTCATGGAATTCCTCTTCAAATCTCCCATCAACCTCCAATAGAAACCTACCATTACTCTCAGAAAACAGTATAATGTCATCTCTATTCACATTAGCTCTCGGAACTTTATCCAAGTATATTTCTGCACCAAAATTGCTGGATATAGCCATCTCAGATATGGCTACGCCCAATCCACCATCAGATATATCGTGGCAAGCCCTCACGTAACCCTTATCCATAGCTTCAATAATCATCTCCATAACCTTCTTGGAAGATTTAACATCAACTTTTGGTACAGATGAACCAATATACCCCATTAAACGATAATACTGTGAACCTCCAAGTTCAGGTAGCGTTAAACCAACCAGGTATATTGGGTTACCAGCAGATTTAAAATCTAAGGTTACAGCTTTCCTAATGTCAGGTATAATTCCCACAGCAGTTATGAGTAGAGTTTCAAGTACTGGTCCAAGTGGAGATTCATTGTACAAGCTATCTTTACCTGAAATGAATGGAACATCAAAGCCAACTGCAAAATCATAACATGCCTTCACAGCTCTAACCAAGCTACCAAGTCTATCGGGCTTCTCAGGATTCCCCCAAGTGAAATTGTCGAGTATTGCAATCCTCCTCCCACCAACACAAACATTATTCCTCAAAGCTTCCTCAATGCTTGAAGCAGCCATCCAATATGGATCAATCCTACTATACCAAGGTTTAACACCAACAGAGATCACAACACCCCTCCAAGATTCTGAGATAGGCTTTAAGATGACAGCATCACTTGGGCCACCGTAATCCCCATGTAGAGGTTTAATTACAGTATTACCTTGAACTTCATGATCATACGTTCTAATAACATCCTCCCTACTACAAATGTTAGGTGAAGATAGCAATTTGCATAGTACATCACCATAATCCATAGGTTCTTCGAAAACTGGTTCACATAATTTTGGTGCAGACCACTTAGCAACATACTTAGCTTTTGGGGGACGTAATAGGAAATTCGTCTCAATATGGCATAAGAGATTTCCACGGTAATATACGTCGATGAATGGATTTCCAGTCAATTCTCCAATAACTGAAGTTTTTAAATCCTCTTCATAGGCAATCTCCAATACCCTATCAACATTCTCGCTTGGAACTATTAATAGCATCCTCTCTTGAGATTCTGATATCCATATCTCCCATGGAAGCATGTATTCACGTAAATGAACTTTATCCAAGAATACCCTAGCCCCACCACCAATCCTATCAGCCATTTCAACCACAGCAACAGCCAATCCACCACCACCAAGGTCAGTTATACCCGATGCAAGACCTTCATCTCTAATCCTAATTATTGCACGCCTCAACTTCTCCTCTTCAACTGGATCGGGGATTTGAACTGCGGATCTAGAGATCCTCTCAGAATCCTCCTTTAGATCGCTACTGGCGAAGGATGCACCATGAATTCCATCCCTACCAGTAGAATTCCCCATTAAAATCAATTTATCACCGGGTTTAGCTGTAAACTTGTAGGAGGATGTTGGCAGAATCCCTATGCAACCAGCATAAACAACAACATTACCAACATACCCCTCATCAAAACATATTGCACCAGCAACTGTTGGAATACCCATATTGTTACCGTAAAACCCTATCCCCTTCACAACACCCCTAAACAGATATTTTGGATGCTTAAACCCCTTTGGAATTGCATCCATTGGGTAATCTAGGGGGCCGAAACATAATACATCAATGCAAGCTATTGGTGAAGCCCAAACGCCGAGAATATCCCTAATTACACCACCAACACCAGTGGCAGCACCACCAAATGGATCTATTGCTGATGGGTGATTATGAGTCTCAACCTTTACAGCTATGGAATAATTATCATCAAATTTAATTATACCAGCATTATCTTTTAGGAACGAAACAATCCAAGGCTTATTACACTTTTCAGTTGCTTTTGCAATATAGCTCTTCAACATATCATCAACTATTGGTTCCCCATTTTCATCAACAATTAAACCTCTAAAAACCTTATGCCTACAATGTTCAGACCATAATTGAGAGAAGGAGTGCAATTCTAAATCGAA encodes:
- a CDS encoding endonuclease III, with product MEFFDPKLFLKMLSDGVKLDYESYAAVIAHRSSDPFKLLIMTILSQNTNDRNAIKAYNNLSSKFNVDAKTLSNIPIETLSELIKPAGMNVKRAVKIIELSRIICEHYDGDLNNILNLPCDEARRALMLLPGVGAKTADVILLFTGKCPTFPVDTHITRVSKRLGIVSANADYEEIRGVWMKMYRASDYLRLHLLLIALGRQFCTARNPRHDACPVKVMCSFWRSIKS
- a CDS encoding dipeptidase; this encodes MKRKQYNGYKSFQYLESNKDYKAFKLAKEIDRVPSRNIELSKSEEERVEEILEKYIVISLHDHSTVFPENPQEILPYVREGRMFTGYEGLAISGIDVIFDGLFDGIGLAPSRDPWSWDNVVYQIGMFTSDIDHQNLAFIVRRIEDVEKAHREGKIGVVIHMEGTPRIGEEIDRVDVLYGLGVRCMGITYSKGNEFGSGLADKYDKGLTDLGYKLVERMNKIGMAIDIAHSSDKTSMDVIEASKKPVFITHAGARKLWPTRRMKPDEVIQALAEKGGVIGVEASPHTTLTLEDRRHSIETVMKHFQYIEKLVGIDYVAFGPDTLFGDHVALHKVFTRELSLTETRTKELEYQEVEYVDGLENPSQFKNIVRWLVKNGYSDEEIGKVIGGNVLRVLREVW
- a CDS encoding mechanosensitive ion channel family protein, encoding MSIDVRKGFRHALRKFIATIILYLLTSALTQYIVSYVLVAFLNIDISGYKIYIDISLGLCFGYLIIQYFSELIYWSIRSKYDHATAAAMRSLFRLLGVGAMLTTLAGALSNPTAGVALGGFIGMLIGYASQQSLGQVIAGILLLLSRPFKIGDRIEVGGVAGRVEDITALYVVLSTDDNKLVYVPCNSILGSRLTKYRLEK
- a CDS encoding nucleotide pyrophosphohydrolase; translated protein: MSELKISDIQRMVDDWIKKFGGGYWSPLSMLAALVEEIGELAKALNSLEGGKGCGNMKALVEEIGDVLFALTCISNYYGIDMGDALKKCVEKYTVRDADRWIRK
- a CDS encoding saccharopine dehydrogenase NADP-binding domain-containing protein; protein product: MVGMGEVALIGFGNIGQAVAIDLINSGIHPKVIDISDERLKYASSKFGLETLKLDVSKISSLNKLHGFNVIITALPGSIAYSVLSNLLKLGVNIVDVSFFPESPWPLDSIAREKGSLIIVDAGWVPGLSNIFLGYFHSKFGGLKIGRIYDGGLSLNPNVPLGLALTWSVEDLIDEYIRPARAIINGSEVSLDPLSNTGEINIPGLGIFEYFVCDGIRTMLKTFSGVQELVEYVLRYKGHLEIMSSLKKIGMLSRELFRVDGFEIPMNVLTAKILRRVLLSDIEDRVVMYIEAYSNTGVCKKFFMDVKYDHSLKMTAMAKVTGFTQSTIAKMVLDGIITEKGLMPPEAIGMNLDYFKVFRGIIEGKGIKVFESQ
- a CDS encoding MFS transporter, which gives rise to MGGDRRRNPLTAIGSMGEVLRGNLLVMIVSSGIWTFGGSLAAPFDTLYYLGLGASYADIGYLTALWSFARIFSIIIGGYLADRIGRRFLVAHLSFAVAIEDLYIALIPDWRYAIPQRIYDGFIGGLREPAFSALIADSTPVNKRALAYAAWQILPPMFGLISPIIAGGLIDLYGLVYMMRIFHFITFLCGTTAFLIRIKYLKETLTTASGGMRSRVSVSEILRNVVPPLDHMSKPLKVWLIISFTGTMFGAAAGPYWVDYAVNVIGLSKSSWGVLDSIRRFENMVVSPTFAAMSDVSERFGRLKFIIPSAFISPITNIGFAYSKSWVEVYFWLILSTFLSAASAPASSALFADYMPREYRGRIMASFSLINNIATMFGGLIGGYIYGNVSKRLVFIIPSIVGWINAILILHYFEEPRIKYE
- a CDS encoding Lrp/AsnC ligand binding domain-containing protein, whose translation is MPVKAFVLINTQIGSEEEVLKDLKSLEEVEEAHIVYGVYDIVAKVTAEDINKLRDIVTMKIRKMKKIMSTTTMIVIEERRK
- a CDS encoding AIR synthase related protein produces the protein MSQIYGSMGVDALKKAVKIIESVVQSSFPHAFTNVLKLSDGRCVTLHVDGAGSKPIIAYLICKEFGDYSFFQHLAQDVLAMNLDDIVAVGVKPMLFVDYIALNPFRLDRESVLKYIASGFSKTLQTLVGLSESSKSFTPIFVGGETADMPDQLMTIDVAGAVYGEGDCKYIIDGMKINSGDVILGLSSSGKAKYEHIENSGIMCNGLTLARHVLLNEYYASKYPETFDPNNRLRYSGPYKLDSYVDELGMTVMEALSSPTRIYTPIIAEILSSYGGYVHGMVHITGGGFTKMLKVGYSVNYVINNLPEPPPIFKLIQRVCRSDWRDMYSVFNMGVGFVVIVEPSVIDSIASICEKYGVQVFNMGVVEKNFDGFNRVIVKSENVKFELTPN
- the purE gene encoding 5-(carboxyamino)imidazole ribonucleotide mutase, which produces MPKVSVIMGSESDKDIGDKVVQTLHEFNIEVDYRVMSAHRNPEELSEYIEKCDSEVFIAIAGLSAALPGFIASKTIKPVIGVPREVKLLGLDALLSIVQMPPGIPVACVGIDNARNAALLAVEILALKYEELKTKLLEYRRKIRGR
- the purB gene encoding adenylosuccinate lyase, translated to MSTEICPLEWRYGSKEMRKLFTREEIMRRRLEVEVAIAYGLAKAGIVEEWVPEKIKEAVCKVEVSRVDELEAKLGHDIMALATALAEKSGEAGKYVHLGATSYDIVDTAWSLIMRDALKILEEKTVKVINKLIEYSIKYKNTIMAGRTHGQHAVPITLGFKFANYVYEFTRSLERMHEMEKRLIRSKISGAVGNMASWKDKGLIVEGEASRILELKPHEISTQIAPRDGFAELVANIAILGSQLDRLALEIRELMRPEIGELAEGVKGRVGSSTMPQKANPVTSEKICGLAKVLRSMVIIALENIPLWHERDLTNSSSERFLISHTILTLDEMLDSMMEVLENLVVNVDNMRRNLEITRGAMMSENVLMKLVEKGMARTEAHEILREITRRVALEKIEFKDALLQDNRIMKLLKKEEVEELLKPENYLGETEKLIERAIKYAKETISKITHTK
- the purQ gene encoding phosphoribosylformylglycinamidine synthase I yields the protein MKPKILIIRVAGTNCDSETARALEEAGASAQIIHTRRLIDGIVDLSSFHGLVIPGGFSYGDYVRAGAIWASKLYSKLMDKIVSFASSGKPILGICNGFQVLVEMGLLPGLDEFGLRSVSLAPNDSSKFECRWVYLKPNSDNRVFMKYYTPDKVIRMPVAHSEGKFIASNDVLKTLMERRLILFQYAMPNGSLANGVYPFNPNGSYMDIAGICNVNGNVMGLMPHPERATYLWQYPDFASKIYGDVESVHGDGYWIFKSMCDYIIEEII